A window of Ptychodera flava strain L36383 chromosome 1, AS_Pfla_20210202, whole genome shotgun sequence contains these coding sequences:
- the LOC139141912 gene encoding cytochrome P450 20A1-like — MANVAIVIAVAVVVISLLYQCMKSTYSSRVQQVAKATTGDQKLQKSRTIPGMEKRHPEDGNLQDIADAGGLIQFLFKLHAKYGHVASFWFGKHYYVSLASPEAWKDHMKYFDRPSHLFEFIMPLVGEYSIQFANGEDAKRRRKAYDVAFQSNSIKKYLKSFQERADDLAEKISSFPSGEHIPLRESISSFGSKAFGRVLFGDYFEDEKRALKLYNVYQTTSDLLIKRMNNIEDENDKEFDVAIRAFREVIDDAVRHRHDNPPRKEEEDSDFLEVLLGFCTNEEHLFSEAISYYVGGYHTSVALLVWVFYFLSKDMDAQDKVYREIIEVLGKEQYVDAQSQTQLKYLRRFMDETLRWAVIAALAARVNYEEDTKVLEYIIPKGVGVVHALAAVLLDKDMWPDPDRFDPDRFLPENLSARHKLAFSPFGFAGKRICPGYRFAYAEATVLLTSLCRKFKFRLVEGQDIQRNFGMTTYPDKEILVLVEKRQ, encoded by the exons ATGGCGAATGTAGCTATTGTCATCGCAGTGGCGGTGGTCGTCATTTCACTTCTTTACCAATGCATGAAATCTACATACAGCTCTAGAGTTCAGCAG GTGGCTAAAGCAACAACTGGTgatcaaaagttgcaaaaatccCGCACAATACCAGGGATGGAAAAACGTCACCCAGA gGACGGTAACCTACAAGATATCGCAGACGCAGGTGGACTTATCCAGTTCCTATTCAAGTTACACGCCAAGTATGGTCACGTTGCTTCATTTTGGTTCGGCAAGCATTACTATGTAAGCCTTGCGTCACCCGAAGCTTGGAAGGACCACATGAAGTATTTCGACAGACCTA GCCATCTGTTCGAATTTATTATGCCATTAGTTGGTGAATATAGCATACAATTTGCTAATGGTGAAGATGCCAAGCGACGACGAAAAGCGTACGATGTTGCATTCCAAAGTAATAGCATTAAAAAGTATTTAAAATCTTTTCAAGAG AGAGCTGATGACTTGGCTGAGAAGATCTCCTCCTTTCCTTCTGGTGAACACATTCCTCTAAGGGAATCCATTTCATCGTTTGGGAGTAAGGCTTTCGGAAGAGTGCTTTTCGGAGATTACTTTGAGGACGAAAAGAGAGCCCTCAAACTTTACAACGTGTACCAGACA ACCTcagacttgcttatcaagagGATGAATAACATAGAAGATGAGAACGATAAGGAATTCGACGTCG CGATTAGAGCCTTTCGTGAGGTGATAGATGACGCTGTTCGACACCGGCATGACAATCCACCAcgcaaagaagaagaagatagtGATTTCCTTGAAGTACTGCTTGGTTTCTGCACAAATGAGGAACACTTGTTCAGCGAGGCTATCAGCTATTACGTCGGTGGATACCACACTTCTGTCGCCT TGCTTGTCTGGGTTTTCTACTTTCTGTCCAAAGACATGGATGCACAAGACAAGGTGTATAGAGAAATTATTGAAGTCCTAGGCAAGGAACAATACGTCGATGCCCAAAGCCAAACACAGCTTAA GTACCTCAGGAGATTTATGGATGAAACCTTGCGTTGGGCTGTCATAGCAGCATTGGCAGCGAGAGTTAATTACGAAGAGGACACGAAAGTACTGGAATACATCATTCCAAAAGGG GTTGGAGTGGTGCACGCCCTTGCGGCTGTACTGTTGGACAAGGATATGTGGCCTGACCCAGACAG ATTCGACCCTGACCGATTCCTACCAGAGAACTTGTCGGCACGACATAAGTTGGCATTCTCTCCCTTCGGGTTCGCTGGCAAGAGAATCTGTCCCGGGTATCGTTTTGCCTATGCTGAAGCCACGGTGCTTTTGACATCACTGTGTAGAAAGTTTAAGTTCCGTTTGGTTGAAGGTCAAGATATCCAACGAAATTTTGGTATGACCACTTATCCAGACAAGGAAATTTTGGTCTTGGTAGAAAAACGACAGTAG